Within Sporosarcina sp. PTS2304, the genomic segment GAAAGACCATTGAAAAAAGATGAAGATTTTGAAAAAGCAGTAGGCCAATACGTGTTCATCAAGACCTATGAACCGATTGATGGACTAAAAGAGTTTGAAGGATATTTACTCGGCTATGGTCCGGTCTTTGCAAAAGTGGAAATACGTATTAAGACTAGAAAAGTGTTAGTAGAAATTGATAAAACAAAAATTGCATTTGCTCGTCTTGCTATTGACTTTTAATAAAAGGAATGGCAACCGAACTATGCACAATGATAATAGAATGTGGGAGTGATGAACATGAGTAGTGATCTACTCGAAGCCCTGACAGCTCTTGAACAGCAAAAAGGCATTTCAAGAGATGTATTAGTGGACGCAATTGAGGCAGCACTAGTAACAGCATATAAACGAAACTTTAACCAAGCACAAAACGTTCGAGTGGATTTGAATTTAGATAAAGGTACGATGAAAGTCTATTCAAGAAAAGATGTCGTGGAAGAAGTAGAAGACGATCGTCTGCAAATTTCACTCGAAGATGCACAAATGATTAACCCTGTCTATGAGCTTGCTGATGTCGTAGAAGAAGAAGTGACACCACGCGATTTTGGACGTATTGCAGCACAAACAGCGAAACAAGTCGTTACACAACGTGTTCGTGAAGCGGAACGCGGACTTATATATGAAGAGTATATCGATCGTGAAGAAGATATAGTCAATGGAATTGTTGAGCGAATGGATGCTAAAAACTTATTCGTAGGATTAGGAAAAGTAGAAGCAGTTTTACCGTCTAGCGAGCAAATTCTAACAGAAACGTATGCACCTCACGATCGTATTAAAGTGTATATAACAAAGGTGGAAAGAACGGCTAGAGGACCTCAAGTATTTGTTTCTAGAACACATCCCGGTTTATTACGCCGTTTATTCGAACTAGAAGTGCCGGAGATTTACGACGGTACTGTGGAGATTAAATCGATTGCAAGAGAGGCAGGAGACCGTTCGAAAATTTCCGTTCATACAACGAACGAAGAAGTAGACCCGGTTGGTTCTTGTGTCGGCTCACGCGGCGCACGAGTTCAGTCGATATCAAACGAATTGAACGGTGAGAAAGTAGACATCGTGGAATGGTCTGAAGACCCAGTCGTATTTGTTGCGAATGCTTTAAGTCCTTCAAAAGTTATCGACGTGCAAGTAGATGAAGAAGAACGTTCTACTACAGTAGTCGTACCTGATTATCAGTTGTCACTAGCTATCGGTAAAAGAGGGCAAAATGCAAGACTGGCTGCTAAATTAACTGGCTGGAAAATTGATATCAAGAGTGAAACTGATGCAAGAGAATTAGGAATCTATCCACGCGCTGAAGAAACTTTGAATGAAGAAGCGTCTGAAGAGGAAGACTACTTAGAAGCTTACGAGTATGAAGGTGAAACGCCAAGTGAACAGGCGGAAGATATTGATTTATACGCAGATGTAGACGAAGAAGATTGATTTGGAAAGGATTGCATGCTGATGTCGAACAATCGGAAAATCCCTTTGCGTAAATGTGCAGCTACAGGTGATATGCTCCCTAAGAAAGAAATGATTCGAATCGTTCGCACAAAAGAAGGAGAAGTATCTGTAGACTTGACAGGTAAAAAATCAGGTCGCGGTACATACGTTTCAAAGACGGAAGAAGCGGTAGAAAAAGCGCGCAAGCAACGCTCAATTGAAAATCAGCTTGGTGTAAAGATTCCAGAGCAAGTGTATGAGGATCTTTTGCATACGATACGTCGAGAGGCGATAAAATGATGGATCCTTCGAAGATTTATCAACTGCTTGGATTAGCAGCCCGTGCGCGAATGATCGTTACGGGAGAAGACTTAGTCGTATCAGAAGTGCGATCAGGCAAAGCGGAGTTAGTCATTCTATCAGCTGACGCATCCGCGAATACGATGAAAAAATTAACGAATAAATGTAAGACTTACGACGTTGAGAAGCATGTATTTGGGAGTCGTGAAGACCTTGGGCATGCAATTGGTAAAGAAGCACGAGTGGTCTTGGCGCTAACGGATAAAGGATTTGCCAAAAAATTATCCGAGCTCCTCAACGAATATAACCGGGGGTGGGCTAATGACGAAAATTAAAGTACATGAATATGCCAGATCAATAGGCAAGACGAGTAGAGATATCGCAGATGAATTAAGCAAAAGCAATATTATCATAAAGAGTCATATGGAAGAGTTGGATCCAGTTTCTATTGCGAAGTTAGATGAGAAATTCGGTTCTCTGAAAAAGACACAACCAAAACCTGCAACTAACAAACCAACAAATCAGCGGACAGACCGTTCAAACAGTACTAATAAACCTACCGCTAAGTCGCAATCTAGTGGACAGTCAGCACAAGGAACTAATCGTCCAGCAAATAGTCAAGGCGGAGCTAATCGCCCGGCTTCAAGCAATACCAACCGTCCACAAGGGCAAGGCTCTAACCAATCTAGACCTGCAAATCAACAGCCGAGACAAGGTCAAGGCGCGCGTCCAGCAGGTGGCGGAGGTCGTCCTGGCGGCGGCCGCGGTGGAAGACCACCAGCTCGCGGAATTAACCAAGGACGTCGTAAATATCGTCCGGCAGTTCCAGCACAAAAGATTGAAAAACCACTACCGGAAAAAATTACATTTTACGAATCACTATCGGTTGGTGAACTAGCGCAAAAATTAGGTAAAGAACCGTCCGAAATCATCAAAAAGCTATTCATGCTTGGTGTAATGGCAACGATTAACCAAGAGTTGGATAAAGATGCGATTGAGCTAATCTGTGCAGATTATGGTGTAGATGTAGAAGAAGAAGTAAGAATTGACGTTACAGATTTAGAAATCTACTTTGACGATCCAGAAGAGGAAGAAGAAGAAACTCCAGGGATCCTTGAAGAAAGACCACCAGTTGTTACGATTATGGGTCACGTAGATCACGGGAAAACAACTTTACTTGACTCTATTCGTGATACAAAAGTTACGCAAGGTGAGGCTGGAGGAATTACGCAACATATCGGTGCGTACCAAATTAAAGTAAATGATAAAAAGATCACGTTTTTAGATACACCGGGCCACGAAGCTTTCACGACGATGAGAGCACGCGGAGCGAAAGTAACGGATTTAACAATATTAGTAGTAGCAGCAGATGACGGTGTTATGCCGCAAACAGTAGAAGCGATTAATCATGCGAAAGCAGCAGAAGTCCCTATTATCGTTGCTGTTAATAAGATGGATAAACCATCCGCTAACCCAGACCGTGTGATGCAGGAGTTAACAGAACATGGCTTAGTATCAGAAGATTGGGGTGGAGATACAATCTTCGTACCAATTTCTGCACTTAAAGGTGAAGGAATTGACCAACTTCTTGAAATGGTTCTTCTT encodes:
- the nusA gene encoding transcription termination factor NusA; the encoded protein is MSSDLLEALTALEQQKGISRDVLVDAIEAALVTAYKRNFNQAQNVRVDLNLDKGTMKVYSRKDVVEEVEDDRLQISLEDAQMINPVYELADVVEEEVTPRDFGRIAAQTAKQVVTQRVREAERGLIYEEYIDREEDIVNGIVERMDAKNLFVGLGKVEAVLPSSEQILTETYAPHDRIKVYITKVERTARGPQVFVSRTHPGLLRRLFELEVPEIYDGTVEIKSIAREAGDRSKISVHTTNEEVDPVGSCVGSRGARVQSISNELNGEKVDIVEWSEDPVVFVANALSPSKVIDVQVDEEERSTTVVVPDYQLSLAIGKRGQNARLAAKLTGWKIDIKSETDARELGIYPRAEETLNEEASEEEDYLEAYEYEGETPSEQAEDIDLYADVDEED
- the rnpM gene encoding RNase P modulator RnpM, which codes for MSNNRKIPLRKCAATGDMLPKKEMIRIVRTKEGEVSVDLTGKKSGRGTYVSKTEEAVEKARKQRSIENQLGVKIPEQVYEDLLHTIRREAIK
- the infB gene encoding translation initiation factor IF-2, which encodes MTKIKVHEYARSIGKTSRDIADELSKSNIIIKSHMEELDPVSIAKLDEKFGSLKKTQPKPATNKPTNQRTDRSNSTNKPTAKSQSSGQSAQGTNRPANSQGGANRPASSNTNRPQGQGSNQSRPANQQPRQGQGARPAGGGGRPGGGRGGRPPARGINQGRRKYRPAVPAQKIEKPLPEKITFYESLSVGELAQKLGKEPSEIIKKLFMLGVMATINQELDKDAIELICADYGVDVEEEVRIDVTDLEIYFDDPEEEEEETPGILEERPPVVTIMGHVDHGKTTLLDSIRDTKVTQGEAGGITQHIGAYQIKVNDKKITFLDTPGHEAFTTMRARGAKVTDLTILVVAADDGVMPQTVEAINHAKAAEVPIIVAVNKMDKPSANPDRVMQELTEHGLVSEDWGGDTIFVPISALKGEGIDQLLEMVLLVAEVGEFTADKSIRARGTVIEAQLDKGKGSVATLLVQNGTLHVGDPIVVGNTYGRVRAMVSDLGRRVKEAGSSTPVEITGLSDVPQAGDRFVVFKDEKTARQIGESRAGEALQEQRVEKTRVTLDNLFDQMKQGEMKELNLIVKADVQGAVEAMASSLMKIEVEGVNVKIIHTGAGAINESDISLAAASNAIVIGFNVRPDTNAKRAAEEEGVDIRLHRIIYKVIEEIESAMKGLLDPEYEEKVIGQAEVRETFKVTKVGTIAGSYVIDGKITRDSSVRVLRDNIVVFEGELDTLKRFKDDAKEVARGYECGIMIKKFNDIKEGDIIEAYIMEEIKRV
- a CDS encoding YlxQ family RNA-binding protein, which codes for MMDPSKIYQLLGLAARARMIVTGEDLVVSEVRSGKAELVILSADASANTMKKLTNKCKTYDVEKHVFGSREDLGHAIGKEARVVLALTDKGFAKKLSELLNEYNRGWANDEN